Part of the Paenibacillus sp. FSL R7-0273 genome is shown below.
AATAACCGCTCACAATTGACAACGTACACCTATGACAGCAACAGCTTATTTCCGGTAAGTGTCAAACAAAATGTAACGAAAAACGGGACAACACGCTCTGTTGAGGAAAAATACGAATATACCTCGGGAACCGGCTGGCAAAAGGGTTATCTGGATCCCAATGCAGTCAAGGCAGGTACAAGTGCAGCTGCCAGCCGCAAATATGAGACAGAGTATGACCTGATTGGCCGGGTAACCAAAATCAGGTCCTCCATGAATGCTGGTGAATCGGTTAAACCGGAGCGAACATTCAGCTACACCTATGATACCGCCAATCAATCCTATACTGTCCAGGGGATGGATGAAGAAGGAAATAAGACTAGCAGTCTTTATGATGGTCTTGGCCGTATCCGTGAAGTAAAGGCTCCGGCAGCCAATACTGTTATGGACAGTACAACATTGGCGCATACGCCGGCAACGAAGCAGTCTTATACGTATAACGGACTGGGCGAAGTAATTGGGGTTAAGGATGGACTGAATCATACTACTTCTTATGAGTACGATAACGTGGGAAGAATAAAGCAAACAACGACTCCGCTCGGGCAAATCTATGGCTCATCCTATAATGACATGCTCCGCAGTATAACAACGACAAGCCCGATTACAGCAACTACACAAGCGGTGACAGAGCAAACTACAGATGAGCTGGGCCGAATGACGAATGTAAAGCAGCTAAATAGCAACCCTACAAGCAGCGATGTATTACAGCGATCCATTGCATATGAAGTAGGCAGCGATCCTTTTCAGATTCAAAATACGGATAGTAACGGTAATCAGACTACGTATCAAGGCAACGGCCTGGGTCTGTTAACTAATCTGGAACAGACTATTAATGGCCTTAGCCAGACATCCACGTACGGATACAATAAGCTTCGGCAGATTACGAGTAAACAGGTTGAAGGGCAAATTTTAACTACCTATGACTATGATGAGCGCGGACAGCGGATTTCCAAAACGGATTCCAACGAGGGAACGGAAACCTATGGATATGATGACAACGGCAACCTTGTTGAAGGCACGGACAGACTCGGCAATCCCGCTCAGCACAGCTATGATGAACGGAATCAATTGACCGGCTGGAACTATGGCGCTGCAGGCAATGCCGTAACGGCAAGCTTTACTTATTATAAGAACGGATTGCGTAAGTCTATGACGGACGAGACGGGAACTACGCAATATCTATATAACCGGGACTCTACTTTACGCAAGGTTACTTTTCCTGACGGGAAAACGATACAGTATGAGTATGACAACGCAGGCAACCGTGCTAAAATGACAGATCCGTTCGGAGCTATTACTTTATACACCTACGATGATGATAATCGCCTGACCAAAGTGTCTTTGAAGGAAAATAGTACTTCGGCAGAAGTTACGCAAGCTTCCTATACCTACTCAGGCAGCGTGCTGGATAAGGTAACTTTAGGCAATGGAATCGTCACGCAGTATTTATATGAGGATGGCTTCGGGCGACTCACGGAACTAAAACATCTTAAAGGGACGGAGGTACTGAATGAATATAACTACACGTATGATGATAACGGGAATATTACTCAGCGGACCTCCAACGGTAACACAGAAACATTTACGTACGACGAATTAGACCGTATCATTTCCAGTTCAGAGGGTAATGAACAATATGGATATGATGTAAAAGGCAACCGGACGGTACAGCTGTCAACTGCTTCGAGCCCGCACACAGATACAATGGAATATAGCTATGACGGGGCAAACCAGCTTAAACAAGTGACCCGCAACGGCTTCACAACCAGCTATAAGTACGATGGCGACGGTCTGATGCGCGAAAAAAATGATGGCGGCACAACCCGTTATTACTATGACGGAGAGAATATCATCGCCGAAGGAAGCGTATCGGGAAATACCGTCAACTTCAAAGCCCGTTATGTCCGCGGATTGCAGTTAATCAGCATGAAGAATCAGTGGGGGACAGTGGGATACTATCTCCAAAATGGACATGGCGATGTAGTCAACCTGTACAGACAGGATCAGACCCTTCTGAACACCTACGATTATGATATTTGGGGTAATCCAACTGTAAAAGAAGAAGCGGATCAGTACACGAACCCGTTCCGCTACTCCGGGGAATACTGGGATGAAGGGCAACAACTGCAATATCTTCGTGCGCGCTGGTATGATCCGAGTGTGGGAAGATTTATTACAGAAGACACTTGGGAAGGCAGACTGAATCATCCGGATAGTCAGAATCCTTATATTTATGTGGTAAATAATCCGCTTAAGTATGTGGATCCTTCAGGACAACTAGCAGAGTGGGTAGCTGTTTTATTGGCAACCACAATTGGAAGCGGGTTAGTTGCGTTCACAGTGGAGTTATTTAAAGGTGGCTCTGCAAAAGAGGCTGCTATAGAAGGTTTAGGAGCAGCAGGAGGGGCGGCTTTAACAGGAACTTTATTAGCTTTAGCAGGACCTACAACTGGATTTATAAATATAGGATTAGCAAATGCAGCAGGTTCGGCTTTTGCTGATATGATTGTATCCTCAATTAATAATGATCAACTTCTTAAACCTGAATTTGCTGCGAGTATGATAATAAGTTCAGTTGCCGGACAAATAAGAAACGATGAATTGTCTTTATATTTAGATTTGCTGATAAGCAGTTTGAGGACTTATTTAGAATAAGTAAATTGCCGGCAATAATTAAAAAAATAATAATTGCCGGCAATCTTATTATTATGAGGGAGGGCCGGGAAATGGAAATACCAAACAGTATTTTGATTGCAATTGCAGTTGTTTTATTAACCATCATAATAATTTTTACAAAAAGAAAGCCAACACCTATTAATATGAGTCTAAAAGAGTATGGTCAAATAAATTATCCTATTTCTTTTAGGATTGCCACTATACATTATTTTATTGCCAGTATTTTTATTATTGCTGGCATCTCCATTTATATTGCGTTCGAAAGTGAAAAAAAATTAATCTTAGCAAGCTATATATTAGTATTTATTGGAATTTTGGGTATTGCATATTATGCTTCTGTAAAAGTGATTTTATCAGAAACCACATTATTTTATCGAGACAAACCAGGGAAAACTGTAGAAATACAACTAAATGAGATAGATACTATTATTAATTCAAAAAGTGGAATATTGGTAAAGACTAACTCTAAGCAACAGTTGAAAATACCAAATATTTTTAAAAATTTCAATATGCTTATACTGATATTGGACAACAGAGGGGTGAATATAACGAATGAATAATCGAACAAAACGTTGGTTGCATGTATTGTTACTATTGTTGTTGTTTGTAGCAGGAAACTATGCACTTTATTATGCTTTAAATGATCGAATGTTTTATGATCAATTACTTATTCCTCTGATCTTTTTAGTGATCACAATTATAGTAGTTATAAAAAATTTTAAAAAATATAAAAATAATTAAATTATATATTTTTTGAAGATATTGTTTCATCGTATAATTGTGCATTTTAGAGGTTAAGAACGTAGTCCCATCAGAACTTGCGCTTAGTGCTTTTTTTATTTTTGAG
Proteins encoded:
- a CDS encoding RHS repeat domain-containing protein encodes the protein MKPLSHFRSKCRSGLIIMLTVSFLVPPMPAVPNKAYADTANNSVSLSNLDTTKALYDIYANTPQRDIPGGENISSLTGVLNVTETDLVFPGRNGLDVSLTRIYSSRDSNLTNPKATTTNTSSPYYYTNDSTSDKYTHNEKRYNLGAGWSFAFPSVELRGGETFLHLANGNVYRITGTGTTRTIEGYTLQDMTFSTATDTIGGATAAFKLSNTLNTANYFDSTGKWIGTRDAYGNEVTVAYVSKPIFGGTSASVISAITSTGNRVISFDYPDADTVAVTYPIDGTKTGKLVYNKSAISGQTNEMQLSSVDSFINIDTANSSNNKKLTTAYSYASKSAAFDYETADTSKPNGAITYQLLTKITYPTGASSNYGYEAAAQKKFLGTKGYLEYYRIGERYDSLKGPTGTVQKTQYTKYSFEAGKNFSGYGTAGESNPDSLSSGFTIKNSMRTFTDPDTAVPTQDRLLESFTYNNKHLLVTSSAEKQGEYKENKVYTYDPQRELPSNIRQNLYSIDGTDQSSFTEEQYTYDNYGNVLTYINPKNYKTTYSYHSTFKSIPITKETTYGIATGSPVAEKYVQTVSATKPEVTKSEQKYKNTLADTVEQTDTTEYTYDTYGNVLTVKLLLENNRSQLTTYTYDSNSLFPVSVKQNVTKNGTTRSVEEKYEYTSGTGWQKGYLDPNAVKAGTSAAASRKYETEYDLIGRVTKIRSSMNAGESVKPERTFSYTYDTANQSYTVQGMDEEGNKTSSLYDGLGRIREVKAPAANTVMDSTTLAHTPATKQSYTYNGLGEVIGVKDGLNHTTSYEYDNVGRIKQTTTPLGQIYGSSYNDMLRSITTTSPITATTQAVTEQTTDELGRMTNVKQLNSNPTSSDVLQRSIAYEVGSDPFQIQNTDSNGNQTTYQGNGLGLLTNLEQTINGLSQTSTYGYNKLRQITSKQVEGQILTTYDYDERGQRISKTDSNEGTETYGYDDNGNLVEGTDRLGNPAQHSYDERNQLTGWNYGAAGNAVTASFTYYKNGLRKSMTDETGTTQYLYNRDSTLRKVTFPDGKTIQYEYDNAGNRAKMTDPFGAITLYTYDDDNRLTKVSLKENSTSAEVTQASYTYSGSVLDKVTLGNGIVTQYLYEDGFGRLTELKHLKGTEVLNEYNYTYDDNGNITQRTSNGNTETFTYDELDRIISSSEGNEQYGYDVKGNRTVQLSTASSPHTDTMEYSYDGANQLKQVTRNGFTTSYKYDGDGLMREKNDGGTTRYYYDGENIIAEGSVSGNTVNFKARYVRGLQLISMKNQWGTVGYYLQNGHGDVVNLYRQDQTLLNTYDYDIWGNPTVKEEADQYTNPFRYSGEYWDEGQQLQYLRARWYDPSVGRFITEDTWEGRLNHPDSQNPYIYVVNNPLKYVDPSGQLAEWVAVLLATTIGSGLVAFTVELFKGGSAKEAAIEGLGAAGGAALTGTLLALAGPTTGFINIGLANAAGSAFADMIVSSINNDQLLKPEFAASMIISSVAGQIRNDELSLYLDLLISSLRTYLE